From Coffea arabica cultivar ET-39 chromosome 9c, Coffea Arabica ET-39 HiFi, whole genome shotgun sequence, one genomic window encodes:
- the LOC140014167 gene encoding uncharacterized protein: MDWLAHYHARVGCRMKVVEFCILGEATLKLDVRGMLASSALISGIRTRKLLSHGAHGYLAFLVNTPGGKIKLEDMPVIREYPDVFPEELGSLPPERQIEFKVDLVPGTTHISKALYQMAPVELKELKVQLQDLLERGFIHASESP, from the coding sequence atggattggctagctcatTACCATGCTCGGGTAGGTTGTAGGATGAAGGTGGTAGAGTTTTGCATACTAGGTGAGGCAACTTTGAAGTTAGACGTAAGGGGtatgttagcctcatctgcgctCATTTCGGGAATAAGGACTAGGAAATTGCTTAGCCATGGAGCACACGGTTATTTAGCTTTTCTAGTTAACACTCCAGGAGGAAAGATTAAGTTGGAAGACATGCCGGTAATCAGGGAATATCCGGACGTATTTCCGGAGGAGTTGGGGTCACTGCCACCCGAAAGGcagattgaatttaaggttgatCTAGTACCCGGAACTACTCACATCTCTAAAGCTCTTTATCAAATGGCACCTGTTGAACTTAAGGAGTTAAAAGTGCAATTGCAAGATTTGCTAGAACGGGGGTTCATACATGCGAGCGAATCCCCGTAG